The Nocardia terpenica genome has a segment encoding these proteins:
- a CDS encoding LLM class F420-dependent oxidoreductase, whose translation MRIGLGINYAGGFKEVAAEVADLERAGVDIVFVPEAYSYDAVSALGYLAAKTERVQLASGILQLYTRTPTLTAMTAAGLDYVSDGRYVLGLGASGPQVIEGFHGVPYDAPIGRTREVIEICRKVWRRERLEYSGRYYTIPLPADRGTGLGKPLKLINHPVRERIPVLLAALGPKNVELAAELAEGWQPIFFLPEKANDIWGEALATGRAKRDAALGDLDVYAGPAVAIGDNIEPLREFVKPHLALYIGGMGAKGKNFYHTLATKYGYGPEADRIQELYLAGKKDEAAKVVPDDLVRDISLIGSAGFVKERIAAFREAGVTVLNVVPMAATPAERVKLVEQLRELV comes from the coding sequence ATGCGTATCGGATTGGGCATCAACTATGCGGGCGGCTTCAAAGAGGTGGCGGCGGAGGTCGCCGATCTCGAACGGGCCGGGGTCGACATCGTCTTCGTGCCCGAGGCGTACTCCTACGACGCGGTGAGCGCCCTGGGCTACCTGGCCGCCAAGACCGAGCGCGTCCAGCTGGCCTCCGGCATCCTGCAGCTGTACACCCGCACGCCCACGCTGACCGCGATGACCGCGGCCGGACTGGACTATGTGTCCGACGGCCGCTACGTCCTCGGCCTGGGCGCGTCGGGCCCGCAGGTGATCGAGGGCTTCCACGGCGTGCCCTACGACGCGCCGATCGGCCGCACCCGCGAGGTGATCGAGATCTGCCGCAAGGTGTGGCGGCGCGAGCGGCTGGAATACAGCGGCAGGTACTACACCATCCCGCTGCCCGCCGATCGCGGCACCGGCCTCGGCAAGCCGCTCAAGCTGATCAATCACCCTGTCCGCGAACGCATTCCGGTGCTGCTGGCCGCGCTCGGCCCGAAGAACGTGGAACTGGCCGCCGAACTGGCCGAGGGTTGGCAGCCGATCTTCTTCCTGCCGGAGAAGGCGAACGACATCTGGGGCGAGGCGCTGGCCACGGGCCGGGCCAAGCGCGACGCGGCCCTGGGCGATCTCGACGTCTACGCGGGCCCGGCGGTCGCCATCGGCGACAATATCGAGCCGCTGCGCGAATTCGTCAAGCCGCACCTGGCCCTCTACATCGGCGGCATGGGCGCCAAGGGCAAGAACTTCTACCACACCCTGGCCACCAAATACGGCTACGGCCCGGAGGCCGACCGCATCCAGGAACTGTATTTGGCCGGAAAGAAGGACGAGGCCGCCAAGGTGGTCCCCGACGACCTCGTGCGCGACATTTCCCTGATCGGATCCGCGGGTTTCGTCAAGGAACGAATCGCCGCGTTCCGCGAGGCGGGGGTGACGGTCCTGAACGTGGTCCCGATGGCCGCCACGCCCGCCGAGCGGGTGAAGCTGGTCGAGCAATTGCGTGAGTTGGTCTAG
- a CDS encoding STAS domain-containing protein, producing MTTSVSVHDEATVLTVAGEVDLATAPALENAIEATLGGKPPAALIIDLSQVSFLASAGMAALVAAHQRAGSATRIAVVADGPATSRQLKMTNLDQVFALYPTLEEALTALRQG from the coding sequence ATGACCACCTCGGTCTCGGTGCACGACGAAGCGACCGTGCTCACGGTGGCCGGCGAGGTCGACCTGGCGACCGCACCCGCGCTGGAGAATGCGATCGAGGCGACGCTGGGCGGCAAGCCCCCCGCGGCGCTGATCATCGATCTCTCGCAGGTGAGCTTCCTGGCCTCGGCCGGGATGGCCGCGCTCGTGGCCGCCCATCAGCGAGCCGGGTCGGCCACCCGCATCGCCGTGGTCGCCGACGGCCCGGCCACCAGCCGCCAACTCAAGATGACCAATCTGGACCAGGTGTTCGCCCTGTACCCCACGCTCGAGGAAGCGTTGACGGCGCTGCGACAGGGGTAG
- a CDS encoding SpoIIE family protein phosphatase, whose product MSAVLAAFREAYSNALRLHLDSPTQNTLSEGYELGRRALVEGVSILDLTEHHFRLLEREGLLEPPVGSEVKSEAALEFLLQTMAALDVATRGFLDSTRSYEMQRSRAEDLAGRDAFRAALVESLQDGFFVSDARGTLLEVNSAFGALTGYGPEGVPYALPHPWAPDDGSRYPDLGTEAARFVMPVRHRDGRRLWLAVSTSSLVKPEDGERIFVGTIRDVTAEHDAQARDQAVSRLATAVGAATSVVEVLTVGLEELRRTIGAETAVVSVWPNRQTGPELYVSGPVANPDPTAESDTAAGDSEAAVSRQVLDARARALLDRARMRPGRTMFAIPEGAATSEGIVAPLGEAADAALWLRFAAPRAISPGDWALFSLLVGHLSLAVQRARNFDQARSTSLTLQRAMLGPIELPPRFSVHYEPALPPLEIGGDWYDVVQLRDGTIGVVVGDCVGRGLKAAVVMGQLRTAAQALLLRGAGPAQLLAELDTVAARIPGAMCTTVCAAIIDPVRGVLRYSSAGHMPPVLADPGGKGRLLEGGRAVPLATFDPPVRPEDSTALEPGATLVLFTDGLVEQRGIDIDMRFDELADELSDAATHLPREVADAVLSRLRPAAGYDDDVAMVVYRQPPAPLELDVPAEALRLSGIRRALALWLTAAGAPHELSADLISAANEACSNSIEHAYLNSAPGHVALTAHCASDRVVIEVADVGIWRPLPEDPGNRGRGITMMRALTDELVIDHHGTGTRVRMVAKLPAVSSSATSRV is encoded by the coding sequence GTGAGCGCGGTTTTGGCCGCTTTTCGCGAAGCGTATTCGAATGCTCTTCGCCTGCATCTGGATTCGCCGACACAGAACACGCTGTCCGAGGGGTACGAGCTCGGGCGGCGGGCGCTGGTCGAGGGCGTGAGCATTCTCGATCTCACCGAACACCACTTCCGGCTGCTCGAACGCGAGGGACTGCTGGAGCCGCCCGTCGGCTCGGAGGTGAAATCCGAAGCGGCACTGGAATTTCTGCTGCAGACCATGGCGGCGCTGGACGTGGCCACCCGCGGCTTCCTGGACAGCACCCGCAGCTACGAGATGCAGCGTTCGCGCGCCGAGGATCTGGCGGGCCGCGACGCCTTCCGGGCCGCGCTGGTGGAATCGCTGCAGGACGGCTTCTTCGTCTCCGATGCGCGCGGCACGCTGCTCGAGGTGAATTCGGCGTTCGGCGCGCTGACCGGGTACGGGCCGGAGGGCGTGCCGTACGCGCTGCCGCATCCGTGGGCGCCCGACGACGGGTCGCGCTATCCGGATCTGGGCACCGAGGCGGCCCGGTTCGTGATGCCGGTGCGCCATCGCGACGGGCGGCGGCTGTGGCTGGCGGTGAGCACCTCCTCGCTGGTGAAACCCGAAGACGGCGAACGCATTTTCGTCGGCACCATCCGCGACGTGACCGCCGAGCACGACGCGCAGGCGCGCGATCAGGCGGTATCGCGGCTGGCGACCGCGGTCGGCGCGGCCACCAGCGTGGTCGAGGTGCTGACCGTGGGCCTCGAGGAGCTGCGGCGCACGATCGGCGCGGAGACCGCGGTGGTATCGGTCTGGCCGAACCGGCAGACCGGCCCGGAGCTGTATGTCTCGGGGCCGGTGGCGAATCCGGATCCGACTGCCGAATCCGATACCGCCGCAGGCGATTCCGAGGCGGCGGTGTCGCGGCAGGTGCTCGACGCGCGGGCGCGGGCGCTGCTGGACCGGGCCCGAATGCGGCCGGGCCGCACCATGTTCGCGATTCCGGAGGGCGCGGCGACCTCCGAGGGGATCGTCGCTCCGCTGGGCGAGGCCGCCGATGCCGCACTGTGGTTGCGCTTCGCCGCCCCGCGCGCCATCAGTCCCGGCGACTGGGCGCTGTTCTCGCTGCTGGTCGGGCATCTCAGCCTGGCGGTGCAGCGGGCGCGCAACTTCGACCAGGCGCGCTCCACCTCGCTGACCCTGCAGCGGGCCATGCTCGGCCCGATCGAACTGCCGCCGCGGTTCTCGGTGCACTACGAGCCCGCGCTGCCGCCGCTCGAGATCGGCGGCGACTGGTACGACGTGGTGCAGCTGCGCGACGGCACGATCGGCGTGGTGGTCGGCGACTGCGTCGGCCGCGGCCTGAAGGCGGCCGTCGTGATGGGCCAATTGCGCACGGCCGCACAGGCTCTGCTGCTGCGCGGGGCCGGTCCCGCACAGCTGCTGGCCGAGCTCGACACCGTCGCCGCCCGCATTCCCGGCGCGATGTGCACCACGGTGTGCGCGGCCATCATCGACCCGGTCCGCGGCGTGCTGCGCTATTCCAGCGCCGGGCACATGCCCCCGGTGCTCGCCGATCCCGGCGGCAAGGGACGACTGCTGGAGGGCGGCCGCGCGGTCCCGCTGGCCACCTTCGATCCCCCGGTCCGCCCCGAGGACAGCACCGCCCTGGAACCCGGCGCGACCCTGGTCCTGTTCACCGACGGCCTCGTCGAGCAGCGCGGCATCGACATCGATATGCGCTTCGACGAACTCGCCGACGAATTATCCGATGCCGCAACCCATCTCCCCCGCGAGGTCGCCGACGCGGTCCTGTCTCGCCTCCGCCCCGCCGCCGGTTACGACGACGACGTCGCCATGGTCGTCTACCGCCAACCCCCCGCCCCCCTCGAGCTCGACGTGCCCGCCGAGGCCCTCCGCCTGTCCGGCATCCGCCGAGCCCTCGCCCTGTGGCTCACCGCCGCCGGCGCCCCCCACGAACTGTCCGCCGACCTCATCTCCGCCGCCAACGAGGCGTGCAGCAACAGCATCGAACACGCCTACTTGAACAGCGCCCCGGGTCATGTCGCCCTGACCGCCCACTGCGCCTCGGACCGCGTCGTCATCGAGGTCGCGGATGTCGGAATCTGGCGTCCACTGCCGGAGGATCCGGGGAATCGGGGGCGGGGAATCACGATGATGCGAGCGCTGACGGACGAGCTGGTGATCGACCATCACGGGACCGGGACGCGGGTGCGGATGGTGGCGAAACTACCCGCGGTGTCGTCGTCGGCGACCAGTCGGGTGTAG
- a CDS encoding SpoIIE family protein phosphatase, whose product MHEDGYIGQIEWGIAGRALPGQRVSGDRSLVLDAGGGSVLFAVLDGLGHGAAAADAADRATQVLAENRAEPLDVLMLMCHRAMSDTRGAAVSLALFGPGDRLQWLGVGNVETRVVAVGPGKPTIRAGALPTRGIVGYLLPPSLQTQTVSVRPGDLLLMSTDGIVDDYVDGLDLAKPTAEITSDILAKYAKDTDDALVLAARHRGPMGPAS is encoded by the coding sequence GTGCATGAGGACGGCTACATCGGTCAGATCGAATGGGGGATCGCCGGGCGCGCCCTGCCGGGCCAGCGCGTGTCCGGGGATCGCTCGCTGGTGCTCGACGCAGGCGGCGGCTCGGTGCTTTTCGCGGTGCTCGACGGGCTCGGGCACGGGGCGGCGGCGGCCGACGCGGCCGATCGCGCCACCCAGGTGCTCGCGGAGAATCGCGCGGAGCCGCTGGACGTGCTCATGCTGATGTGTCATCGCGCCATGTCCGACACCCGCGGCGCGGCGGTCTCGCTGGCCCTGTTCGGTCCCGGCGACCGATTGCAGTGGCTGGGGGTGGGCAATGTCGAAACCCGGGTCGTCGCGGTCGGTCCCGGCAAGCCGACCATCCGCGCGGGGGCGCTGCCGACCCGCGGCATCGTCGGCTACCTGCTGCCCCCGAGCCTGCAAACCCAGACGGTGTCGGTGCGTCCCGGCGACCTGCTGCTGATGTCCACCGACGGCATCGTGGACGACTACGTCGACGGCCTCGACCTGGCCAAGCCCACCGCCGAGATCACCTCCGACATCCTCGCCAAGTACGCCAAGGACACCGACGACGCGCTGGTCCTGGCCGCTCGTCATCGCGGGCCCATGGGACCTGCATCGTGA
- a CDS encoding ATP-binding protein, giving the protein MAADNVVIAVKVSNDIVTARQAGRELAAKLGFTLTDITMISTAISEVARNITSYAGTGEIRITVEDREGRRALVVQAQDQGPGIQDIARALEDGYSTGRGLGLGLPGARRLMDRLVIESSPGQGTLVEMWKWVPIGA; this is encoded by the coding sequence GTGGCCGCTGACAATGTGGTGATCGCGGTGAAGGTGTCCAACGACATCGTGACCGCACGTCAGGCCGGGCGCGAACTCGCAGCGAAGCTGGGGTTCACCCTGACCGACATCACCATGATCTCCACGGCCATCTCCGAGGTCGCCCGCAACATCACCAGTTATGCGGGCACGGGTGAGATTCGGATCACCGTGGAGGATCGGGAGGGTCGGCGCGCACTGGTCGTGCAGGCCCAGGATCAGGGGCCGGGGATCCAGGACATCGCACGCGCCCTGGAGGACGGCTATTCGACCGGGCGCGGTCTCGGACTCGGTCTGCCGGGAGCACGGCGGCTGATGGATCGACTGGTGATCGAGTCCTCGCCCGGACAGGGCACGCTGGTGGAGATGTGGAAGTGGGTACCCATCGGTGCATGA
- a CDS encoding STAS domain-containing protein, with amino-acid sequence MPVPILKQGTYLIASVQSALTDADTERLQDDLMKYVSKYRAQGIIVDVTAIDVMDSFAARSLRTIAHMTKLRGAETVIVGLQPEVAFAMVQLGLTFEGMHTALDLEEGLAWLNKQLPARRRQRDGRDRGR; translated from the coding sequence ATGCCGGTACCCATTCTGAAGCAGGGCACCTACCTCATCGCGTCCGTGCAGTCGGCACTCACGGACGCCGATACCGAGCGCCTGCAGGACGATCTGATGAAGTACGTCAGCAAGTATCGCGCCCAAGGCATCATCGTCGACGTCACGGCGATCGATGTGATGGATTCCTTCGCCGCGCGCTCGCTGCGTACCATCGCCCACATGACCAAGCTGCGGGGAGCGGAGACGGTCATCGTCGGCCTGCAACCCGAAGTCGCTTTCGCCATGGTGCAATTGGGCCTCACGTTCGAAGGCATGCACACCGCCCTCGATCTCGAGGAGGGCCTCGCATGGCTGAACAAGCAGTTGCCCGCCCGCCGCCGCCAGCGAGACGGTCGTGACCGTGGCCGCTGA
- a CDS encoding STAS domain-containing protein yields the protein MSDVSIGLSPDSRPAGPVDNLLPELVEHLRQNRTELREEWARRITDAQLLTAMTPEEIFSEATSVYDNYVEVLETGSVEALQAYARDLSERIIPRGVETDEVVGIVLLLRDVLSRSLFEKYQSDFELLKKVLDAYEPAANRIANTVAISFVQERERVIRQQQEAIRELSTPVLQVREQLLILPIIGVLDSQRARQLTEQLLRAIRANRAKVVVIDITGVPMIDSTVANHLVQTVDASNLMGANVIITGLSSEIALALVTIGLDLTKMNAVGDLQGGIEEAERLLGYEISRLSDRDGR from the coding sequence ATGTCCGATGTGTCCATCGGCCTCTCGCCGGATTCACGGCCGGCCGGCCCGGTCGACAACCTGCTTCCGGAGCTGGTCGAACATTTGCGTCAGAATCGCACCGAGCTGCGTGAGGAATGGGCCCGCCGCATCACCGATGCTCAGCTGCTGACCGCCATGACGCCGGAGGAGATCTTCTCCGAGGCCACCTCCGTGTACGACAACTACGTCGAGGTGCTGGAAACCGGTAGCGTCGAGGCGCTGCAGGCGTACGCGCGCGATCTGTCCGAGCGCATCATTCCGCGAGGCGTCGAGACCGATGAGGTGGTCGGTATCGTGCTGCTGCTACGAGATGTCCTCTCGCGCAGCCTGTTCGAGAAATACCAGTCGGACTTCGAACTGCTCAAGAAGGTGCTCGACGCCTACGAGCCGGCCGCCAACCGCATCGCCAACACCGTGGCCATCTCCTTCGTGCAGGAGCGCGAGCGCGTCATCCGCCAGCAGCAGGAGGCCATTCGCGAGCTGTCCACCCCCGTGCTGCAGGTGCGCGAGCAGCTGCTCATCCTCCCCATCATCGGCGTGCTGGACAGCCAGCGGGCCCGTCAGCTCACCGAGCAACTGCTGCGCGCCATTCGCGCCAACCGCGCCAAGGTGGTCGTCATCGACATCACCGGTGTGCCCATGATCGACTCCACGGTCGCCAACCACCTGGTGCAGACCGTCGACGCGTCGAACCTCATGGGCGCCAACGTCATCATCACCGGTCTGTCGTCGGAGATCGCGCTCGCCCTGGTCACCATCGGCCTGGACCTGACGAAGATGAACGCCGTCGGTGACCTGCAGGGCGGTATCGAAGAGGCGGAGCGACTTCTCGGCTACGAAATATCGCGACTGAGCGATCGCGACGGCCGGTAA
- a CDS encoding MarR family winged helix-turn-helix transcriptional regulator — protein MTEPRWLDDLEKRAWLGFVFTRDLIAAAVGRDSLRASNLTYVEYTVLSRLADAPDHRRSFADLAAVLEWSQSRLSHQITRMEKRGLVAREAIPDDARRTAAVLTPKGYDVLATAAPAHVDSVRRHMIDVLDRDQLTALADIYDTLLAHHRGPADHRGSHNGHGG, from the coding sequence GTGACCGAACCCCGTTGGCTCGACGACCTCGAGAAGCGCGCCTGGCTCGGCTTCGTGTTCACCCGCGACCTGATCGCCGCCGCGGTGGGCCGCGATTCGCTGCGCGCCTCGAACCTCACCTACGTCGAGTACACGGTGCTCTCCCGCCTCGCCGACGCCCCCGACCACCGGCGCAGCTTCGCCGACCTCGCGGCCGTGCTGGAGTGGTCGCAGAGCCGGCTGTCGCACCAGATCACCCGGATGGAGAAGCGCGGATTGGTTGCGCGCGAAGCGATTCCGGACGACGCCCGGCGCACCGCCGCGGTGCTCACCCCCAAGGGCTACGACGTCTTGGCCACCGCCGCGCCCGCCCATGTCGACAGCGTCCGCAGGCACATGATCGATGTCCTGGACCGCGATCAGCTCACCGCCCTGGCCGATATCTACGACACCCTGCTCGCGCACCATCGCGGACCGGCCGATCATCGCGGGTCGCACAACGGCCACGGGGGCTGA
- a CDS encoding fumarate hydratase gives MTAPDFLYSDLLPTGADETPYRLLTTEGVSTFEAGGRTFLQVEPEALRLLTAEAMHDISHYLRPAHLAQLRRIIDDPESSGNDRFVALDLLKNVNISAGGILPMCQDTGTAIVMGKKSEGVLTGVDDAEWISRGVYDAYTKLNLRYSQLAPITMWEERNTGSNLPAQVELYSAAGDPAHPAYKFLFMAKGGGSANKSFLYQETKAILNPDRMLEFLDEKIRSLGTAACPPYHLAVVIGGTSAEFALKTAKYASAHYLDAMPTEGSMAAHGFRDLELEEEVFKLTQSFGIGAQFGGKYFCHDVRVIRLPRHGASCPVAIAVSCSADRQALAKITPEGVFLEQLEREPAQYLPEQTDAILGGDVVRIDLNRPMSEIRAELSKYPVKTRLSLTGPLVVARDIAHAKIKERLDAGEPMPEYLRDMAVYYAGPAKTPDGYASGSFGPTTAGRMDSYVDQFQAAGGSFVMLAKGNRSAQVTRACKEHGGFYLGSIGGPAARLALDCITSVEVLEYPELGMEAVWKIEVEDFPAFIVVDDKGNDFFAETQKPIALRVRTRSKERV, from the coding sequence GTGACCGCGCCTGATTTCCTGTATTCGGACCTGTTGCCGACCGGCGCCGACGAGACTCCGTACCGGCTGCTCACCACCGAGGGTGTCAGCACGTTCGAGGCCGGTGGCCGGACGTTCCTGCAGGTCGAGCCCGAGGCGCTGCGGCTGCTCACCGCCGAGGCCATGCACGACATCAGTCACTATCTGCGCCCGGCCCATCTGGCGCAGCTGCGCCGGATCATCGATGACCCGGAGTCGTCGGGCAACGACCGCTTCGTGGCGCTGGACCTGCTGAAGAACGTCAATATCTCCGCGGGCGGCATCCTGCCGATGTGCCAGGACACCGGCACCGCGATCGTCATGGGCAAGAAATCCGAGGGCGTGCTGACCGGTGTCGACGACGCCGAGTGGATCAGCCGCGGCGTGTACGACGCCTACACCAAGCTGAACCTGCGCTACTCGCAGCTGGCCCCGATCACCATGTGGGAGGAGCGCAATACCGGCTCGAACCTGCCCGCTCAGGTCGAGTTGTATTCCGCCGCGGGCGATCCCGCGCATCCGGCGTACAAGTTCCTGTTCATGGCCAAGGGCGGCGGCTCGGCCAACAAGTCGTTCCTGTACCAGGAGACCAAGGCCATCCTGAATCCGGATCGGATGCTGGAGTTCCTGGACGAGAAGATCCGCTCGCTGGGCACCGCGGCCTGCCCGCCGTACCACCTGGCGGTCGTGATCGGCGGCACCAGTGCGGAATTCGCGCTCAAGACGGCGAAATACGCGTCGGCGCACTACCTGGACGCCATGCCGACCGAGGGTTCGATGGCGGCGCACGGCTTCCGGGATCTCGAGCTCGAGGAAGAAGTGTTCAAGCTCACCCAATCCTTCGGCATCGGAGCGCAATTCGGCGGCAAGTACTTCTGCCACGACGTGCGGGTGATCCGGCTGCCGCGGCACGGGGCGAGCTGCCCGGTCGCCATCGCCGTCTCCTGCTCGGCCGACCGGCAGGCGCTGGCCAAGATCACCCCGGAGGGGGTGTTCCTGGAGCAGCTGGAACGTGAACCGGCGCAGTATCTTCCGGAACAGACCGATGCGATCCTCGGCGGGGACGTGGTGCGGATCGACCTGAACCGGCCGATGTCGGAGATTCGCGCGGAGCTGTCGAAATACCCGGTGAAGACCCGGCTTTCGCTGACCGGACCGCTGGTGGTGGCGCGTGACATCGCGCACGCCAAGATCAAGGAGCGGCTGGACGCGGGCGAGCCGATGCCGGAGTATCTGCGCGACATGGCCGTCTACTACGCCGGTCCGGCCAAGACGCCCGACGGCTACGCCTCCGGCTCGTTCGGCCCGACCACGGCCGGGCGGATGGACTCCTATGTCGACCAGTTCCAGGCCGCGGGCGGCTCGTTCGTCATGCTCGCCAAGGGCAACCGGTCCGCGCAGGTGACCCGGGCGTGCAAGGAGCACGGCGGCTTCTACCTGGGCTCGATCGGCGGTCCCGCGGCCCGGCTCGCGCTGGACTGCATCACCTCCGTCGAGGTGCTGGAGTATCCGGAACTCGGCATGGAGGCGGTATGGAAGATCGAGGTCGAGGACTTCCCGGCCTTCATCGTCGTCGACGACAAGGGCAACGACTTCTTCGCCGAGACCCAGAAGCCGATCGCGCTGCGGGTGCGCACGCGGTCCAAGGAACGGGTCTGA
- a CDS encoding helix-turn-helix domain-containing protein, which produces MAAPSELGIFLRARRELVRPGDVGLPTAGIRRTPGLRREELATLAGVSVDYYIRLERGKETRPSAAVLERLATALRLTEAEFAHLRALAARTAGHAPGRRRGSSRAVRPTARLLLEAVRPSPALVLNRINDVLAANPAGLALMPGLADWPPAQRNLLRYHFLHPASRSLWADWTSMVAGSVANLRAMSGSYPDDPELAALVGELVVKSPEFARLWHRYEVRPRGAGTKIYHHPTVGRMSLEFESMPLADTDGQRLVVYLAAPGTPDHDAMVLLDMTAESSLR; this is translated from the coding sequence ATGGCCGCACCGAGCGAATTGGGGATATTCCTGCGGGCACGCCGCGAGCTGGTGCGGCCCGGCGATGTCGGATTGCCCACCGCGGGAATACGCCGCACCCCCGGCCTGCGCCGCGAGGAACTCGCCACCCTCGCCGGGGTGAGTGTCGACTATTACATCCGGCTCGAGCGCGGCAAGGAGACCCGGCCCAGCGCCGCCGTGCTGGAGCGGCTCGCCACCGCATTACGGCTCACCGAGGCCGAATTCGCGCATCTGCGCGCGCTCGCCGCCCGCACCGCCGGGCACGCCCCCGGCCGCCGCCGCGGCAGCAGTCGGGCGGTGCGGCCGACCGCGCGGCTGCTGCTGGAGGCGGTCCGGCCCAGTCCCGCGCTGGTGCTCAATCGCATCAACGATGTGCTGGCCGCCAATCCGGCGGGCCTCGCCCTCATGCCCGGACTCGCCGACTGGCCGCCCGCCCAGCGCAATCTGCTGCGCTACCACTTCCTGCACCCGGCGTCGCGCTCGCTGTGGGCCGATTGGACGTCGATGGTGGCGGGCAGCGTCGCGAACCTGCGCGCCATGTCGGGCTCCTATCCCGACGATCCCGAACTGGCCGCGCTGGTCGGCGAATTGGTGGTCAAGAGCCCGGAATTCGCGCGGCTGTGGCATCGCTACGAGGTGCGGCCGCGCGGCGCGGGCACCAAGATCTACCACCATCCCACCGTCGGCCGGATGAGCCTCGAGTTCGAGTCCATGCCGCTGGCCGACACCGACGGGCAGCGCCTGGTGGTCTATCTCGCCGCCCCGGGCACCCCCGATCACGATGCGATGGTGCTGCTGGACATGACCGCCGAATCATCGCTTCGGTAA
- a CDS encoding MFS transporter, translating to MSTTLETASPTAVRTGSPSARVLIPALFGSFVIVLDASAVNVAVPVLGRELGASVSGLQWVLDGYTLMFAALMLSAGALADRIGAGRAFSIGLAGFTLASVACGAAPNLGTLIGARFVQGIAAALVLPSSLSLVRQGFADPARRAWALSMWAVAGSVAIAGGPVAGGVLTGMVSWRAIFLINVPFGIAALVFVARMAPSPRRAAPLDLLGQATAVLASAALTFALIEGGQAGFGSGPVLGALVLTVLSGAAFFVVESRVEQPMVPLGMFRARGVSITMAVGFAFNAAFYGIVFLLSLYLQQVRGLSAPATGAAFVPMMAIIGLANVASPRVAARFGPRVPIVGGLLLVVLGSILLLGVHDSTPAPLLAVLAVPVGAGGGLLVPTVMSVLLEAVPADRSGMASGVFNAIRQMGAAMAVAVYGSLVAGGAGFHHGMTVDLLIGAALVLTSAVAALAVRTADR from the coding sequence ATGTCGACGACCTTGGAAACCGCATCGCCGACCGCGGTGCGTACCGGCTCGCCGTCGGCGCGGGTGCTGATCCCCGCGCTGTTCGGCAGCTTCGTGATCGTGCTCGATGCCTCGGCGGTGAATGTCGCGGTGCCGGTGCTGGGCCGCGAGCTGGGCGCGAGCGTGTCCGGATTGCAGTGGGTGCTGGACGGTTACACGCTCATGTTCGCCGCGCTGATGCTGTCGGCGGGTGCGCTGGCCGACCGCATCGGCGCCGGGCGGGCCTTCTCGATCGGGCTGGCCGGATTCACGCTGGCCTCGGTGGCGTGCGGGGCGGCCCCGAATCTCGGCACGCTGATCGGCGCCCGATTCGTGCAGGGCATTGCCGCGGCGCTGGTGCTGCCGTCCTCGCTGTCGCTGGTGCGGCAGGGTTTCGCCGATCCGGCGCGGCGGGCGTGGGCGCTGTCGATGTGGGCGGTCGCGGGATCGGTGGCCATCGCCGGTGGGCCGGTGGCCGGGGGAGTGCTGACCGGCATGGTGAGCTGGCGGGCCATCTTTCTGATCAATGTGCCCTTCGGCATCGCGGCGCTGGTGTTCGTCGCCCGGATGGCGCCGTCGCCGCGCCGGGCCGCGCCGCTGGATCTGCTCGGCCAGGCCACCGCCGTCCTCGCCTCGGCCGCACTGACTTTCGCGCTGATCGAGGGCGGCCAGGCCGGGTTCGGGAGTGGACCGGTGCTGGGCGCGCTGGTGCTGACGGTGCTGTCGGGCGCGGCCTTCTTCGTGGTGGAGTCCCGGGTCGAGCAGCCGATGGTGCCGCTGGGCATGTTCCGGGCACGCGGCGTGTCGATCACGATGGCCGTCGGATTCGCGTTCAATGCCGCCTTCTACGGCATCGTCTTCCTGCTGAGCCTGTATCTGCAGCAGGTGCGGGGCCTGTCCGCCCCGGCGACGGGTGCGGCATTCGTGCCCATGATGGCGATCATCGGGCTGGCCAACGTGGCCTCCCCACGGGTGGCCGCCCGCTTCGGCCCGCGGGTGCCGATCGTGGGCGGGCTGCTGCTGGTCGTGCTCGGCTCGATCCTGCTTCTCGGCGTACACGATTCGACCCCGGCCCCGCTGCTGGCCGTCCTCGCCGTGCCGGTCGGCGCGGGCGGCGGCCTCCTGGTCCCGACCGTCATGAGTGTCCTGCTGGAGGCGGTCCCCGCCGACCGCTCGGGCATGGCCAGCGGCGTATTCAACGCGATCCGCCAGATGGGCGCCGCCATGGCGGTCGCGGTATACGGATCCCTGGTCGCCGGTGGCGCGGGATTCCACCACGGCATGACCGTCGACCTACTGATCGGCGCGGCGCTGGTACTGACCTCGGCGGTCGCCGCGCTCGCAGTGCGGACGGCCGACCGGTGA